The genomic window TTGACTGACACACTCAAACCTCTATAGGAATTTGTTCCAGCAAAAAACCACCTGTGGGAATTTCTTTATTTTGTTGACGATAGGCAAGAATCATTTCTTTTGTTGCGTCTTGCAACATAGCCCTGCATTCTTCTATAGTTTCTCCTTCTGTGATGACTTCTTGCCATTCAATGAGTTGTCCCATATATCCGCTATTAGTTTTTGTATATTTTGCAGTGTATGTAATTACCATTTCTGTGTTTGTGAAGATAATTATATGATTGATCGTAGCTGATTTTTTCTTGTGGGGGCAATTGCTCTCTATCATTCACAACCACATAATAGCGATCGCCTGTAGATTTACACTTCTTTACTAGAGCGATGTCTCCGACGGGCTACGCCTACGCCAGCTTTCGGCTCAATGATATACCAAAA from Nostoc sp. UHCC 0926 includes these protein-coding regions:
- a CDS encoding type II toxin-antitoxin system HicB family antitoxin codes for the protein MVITYTAKYTKTNSGYMGQLIEWQEVITEGETIEECRAMLQDATKEMILAYRQQNKEIPTGGFLLEQIPIEV